One Luteitalea sp. genomic window, GATGGCATGACAACGTGCGCGCGTACGGGACGGGGTAGCGGCAATACTCATGGGATCATCTCAGGATTCCGGAAGTCGCGCTGGAGCGCGGACCGGCCGGCGAGGCTACTCGAAGGCCGGTGTCGTCGGGCTTGGCACAGCAGAAAACGTTTTCGACCGCAGTATACCCGAGCCTTCCATGCTCGTGTCAAGGTCCGACAAAGACGGCCCCAAGGGTTCGCTCGTCACGATGCACACGCTAATGATTTCGTCATACTTATCACTTTGACTTATCGACAGCGCCGTGCCTAAACTGCCCCTCATGGAGCAGTCGAACGTCAATCTGTGGGGATCGTCGGCACATGCGCTCGACTATCTCGCTCGGGCCAACTCGATTCCTCATCGAAGCGAAGGAGAGGCGGAGCTGCTGGCCTGTTTGCCACGCGCACTCACGCGCGTGCTCGACCTGGGAAGTGGCGACGGCCGGCTGCTCGCCCTCGTCCGGTTGGCGCGCCCAGAAGCAGAAGCCGTGGCGATCGACTTTTCCGAGACCATGCTCGAGCGACTCCGCGGGCGCTTCGCCGGCGAGTCCCTGGTCACCGTCCGTGCACATGACCTGGACCACCCGCTGCCGGAGTCGCTCGGCACCTTCGATGCGATTGTCTCCAGCTTCGCGATTCACCATCTCTCGGACGATCGCAAGCGCGCTCTGTACGAAGAGGCGTATCGCCTGCTCCGCCCGCGCGGCGTGCTCTGCAATCTGGAGCACGTGGCATCTCCATCGAGGACGCTCCATGAGCAGTTTCTCGCGCTCATCGAGGTCGATCCCGCCGAGGAGGACCCTTCCAACAAGTTGCTCGACCTGGAGACACAGCTCGCCTGGCTGCGTACCATTGGCTTTGTCGATGTCGACTGCCACTGGAAGTGGCGGGAGCTGGCGCTGCTGGCAGGCACCCGCCTGTAGCGCAGGCCTAGATTTAGGCCTGCGCCACGAGTGTCGGTGATCTAGGAGCCGTCGGCGGCCTTCAATCGTTCTATCGCGGCTCGCAATGACTGCGCGCGCATGGCCGACCATATATCGCCCACCTTGCCGACACGCTCGGCCATCGTCCGGAGCGTGAAGGTCC contains:
- a CDS encoding methyltransferase domain-containing protein, which gives rise to MEQSNVNLWGSSAHALDYLARANSIPHRSEGEAELLACLPRALTRVLDLGSGDGRLLALVRLARPEAEAVAIDFSETMLERLRGRFAGESLVTVRAHDLDHPLPESLGTFDAIVSSFAIHHLSDDRKRALYEEAYRLLRPRGVLCNLEHVASPSRTLHEQFLALIEVDPAEEDPSNKLLDLETQLAWLRTIGFVDVDCHWKWRELALLAGTRL